A stretch of the Pseudomonas sp. ACM7 genome encodes the following:
- a CDS encoding extracellular solute-binding protein, protein MLVPKRLLTALALTVIGSTAAQAADEVVVYSSRIDELIKPVFDAYTAKTGVQVKFITDKEAPLMQRIKAEGENATADLLLTVDAGNLWQAEQMGILQPFTSKVIDANIPLQYRSSAHAWTGLSLRARTIAYSTDRVKPGELTTYEGLADKNWEGRLCLRTAKKVYNQSLTATMIEVHGADKTEKILKGWVSNLSTDVFSDDIAVLEAINAGQCDVGIVNTYYYGRLHKQKPDLAVKLFWPNQSDRGVHVNLSGIGLTKHAPHPEAAKALVEWMTTPEAQKIFADVNQEFPANPAVQPSAEVASWGKFVADTLPVEIAGKRQAEAIRMMDRAGWN, encoded by the coding sequence ATGTTGGTACCGAAGCGTCTACTGACCGCACTCGCCTTGACCGTGATTGGCAGCACCGCAGCCCAGGCCGCTGACGAGGTGGTGGTTTACTCCTCGCGTATCGACGAGCTGATCAAACCGGTCTTCGATGCCTACACCGCGAAAACCGGCGTGCAGGTGAAGTTCATCACCGACAAGGAAGCGCCGCTGATGCAGCGGATCAAGGCCGAGGGCGAGAACGCCACCGCGGATCTGCTGCTGACCGTCGATGCCGGCAACCTCTGGCAGGCCGAGCAAATGGGCATCCTGCAACCGTTCACTTCCAAGGTGATCGACGCCAACATCCCGCTGCAATACCGCTCATCCGCCCATGCCTGGACTGGCTTGAGCCTGCGGGCGAGGACCATCGCTTACTCCACCGATCGGGTGAAACCCGGTGAGTTGACCACCTACGAAGGTCTGGCCGACAAGAACTGGGAAGGTCGCCTGTGCCTGCGCACAGCGAAGAAGGTCTACAACCAGTCACTGACTGCCACCATGATCGAAGTTCATGGCGCCGACAAAACCGAGAAGATTCTCAAGGGCTGGGTGAGTAACCTGTCCACCGACGTATTCTCGGATGACATCGCGGTGCTGGAGGCCATCAACGCGGGTCAATGCGACGTCGGTATCGTCAACACGTACTACTACGGCCGTCTGCACAAGCAGAAGCCTGACCTGGCGGTGAAGTTGTTCTGGCCGAACCAGAGCGACCGTGGCGTGCACGTGAACCTGTCGGGTATCGGCCTGACCAAACATGCTCCGCACCCGGAAGCGGCCAAGGCCTTGGTGGAATGGATGACCACACCTGAAGCGCAGAAGATCTTTGCTGACGTGAACCAGGAATTCCCGGCCAACCCGGCGGTTCAGCCTTCTGCAGAAGTGGCGAGCTGGGGCAAGTTTGTCGCCGATACCTTGCCTGTGGAAATTGCCGGCAAGCGTCAGGCTGAAGCGATTCGCATGATGGATCGGGCGGGCTGGAATTGA
- a CDS encoding iron ABC transporter permease produces the protein MAHPAQRRWYPLVFAIAALVLLPLSVLLLSWQTIDHQIWSHLWDTQMPRLLGNTLTLVLGVGIGVTLLGVSLAWLTSLCEFPGRRWLDWALMLPFAIPAYVLAFVFVGLLDFAGPVQTLLREWFGSGLRLPRVRSTGGVVLVLVLVFYPYVYLLARTAFLAQGKGLMEAARVLGQSPWQAFWRVALPMARPAIGAGVALALMETLADFGAVSVFNFDTFTTAIYKTWYGFFSLSTAAQLASLLLLVVMVVLYGERRARGANRASNERPRVKALYHLHGFKALAAMSWCGLVFACAFVIPVLQLVVWFWQRGRFDLDERYAGLIVHTLYLGGMAALITVSVALVLAFARRLAPTRAIRTGISLANLGYALPGSVLAVSIMLAFSYLDRELVIPLSGWLGGAGKPLLLGSLSALLLAYLVRFIAVAYGPLESSLARIRPSLPEAARSLGVSGPRLFFKVYLPLLLPGTLSAALLVFVDVLKEMPATLLMRPFGWDTLAVRIFEMTSEGEWARASLPALTLVLVGLLPVIGLIRRSGHRNA, from the coding sequence TTGGCCCACCCCGCCCAACGCCGCTGGTATCCCCTGGTCTTCGCCATCGCTGCGCTGGTCCTGCTGCCACTCAGCGTTTTGCTGTTGTCCTGGCAAACCATCGATCATCAGATCTGGTCCCACCTCTGGGATACCCAGATGCCGCGCCTGCTGGGCAATACCCTGACCCTGGTACTCGGTGTCGGTATCGGCGTGACGCTTTTGGGCGTGAGCCTCGCCTGGCTCACCAGCCTCTGCGAATTCCCCGGTCGGCGTTGGCTGGACTGGGCGCTCATGCTGCCATTCGCCATTCCCGCCTACGTGCTGGCATTCGTCTTCGTCGGCCTGTTGGATTTCGCAGGCCCCGTGCAAACCCTGTTGCGTGAATGGTTCGGCTCGGGCTTGAGGCTGCCGCGCGTGCGCTCCACTGGCGGCGTGGTTCTGGTGCTGGTGCTGGTCTTCTATCCCTATGTTTATCTGTTGGCGCGAACTGCGTTCCTGGCGCAGGGCAAAGGCTTGATGGAAGCGGCGCGAGTCTTGGGGCAATCCCCGTGGCAAGCGTTCTGGCGAGTCGCTTTGCCCATGGCGCGCCCGGCCATCGGCGCTGGCGTGGCGCTGGCGCTGATGGAAACGCTGGCGGATTTCGGTGCGGTGTCGGTGTTCAACTTCGACACGTTCACGACCGCCATCTACAAGACCTGGTACGGATTTTTCAGCCTCTCCACCGCCGCGCAACTGGCCAGCCTGTTGCTGCTGGTGGTGATGGTTGTGCTGTACGGCGAGCGCCGTGCTCGCGGGGCCAACCGGGCGAGCAACGAACGGCCACGGGTCAAGGCGCTGTATCACCTGCACGGTTTCAAAGCGCTGGCGGCCATGAGTTGGTGCGGTTTGGTGTTCGCCTGCGCTTTCGTCATTCCAGTGCTTCAACTGGTGGTGTGGTTCTGGCAGCGCGGGCGTTTCGATCTGGATGAACGTTACGCGGGGCTAATCGTCCATACCTTGTACCTGGGCGGCATGGCGGCGCTAATCACCGTCAGTGTTGCTTTAGTGCTGGCGTTTGCCCGGCGTCTGGCTCCGACCCGAGCGATCCGCACCGGCATCAGCCTGGCCAACCTCGGCTACGCCTTGCCAGGTTCGGTGCTGGCGGTGTCGATCATGCTGGCGTTCAGTTACCTGGACCGCGAACTGGTAATCCCGTTGTCGGGTTGGCTGGGGGGCGCCGGCAAGCCATTGTTGCTGGGCAGCCTCTCGGCGTTGTTGCTGGCGTATCTGGTGCGCTTCATCGCGGTGGCTTATGGGCCGCTGGAAAGCAGTCTGGCGCGAATACGGCCATCTTTGCCCGAAGCGGCACGTAGCCTTGGCGTCAGTGGGCCACGACTGTTTTTCAAAGTGTATCTGCCGTTATTGCTGCCAGGAACGTTGAGCGCTGCGTTGCTGGTGTTCGTCGATGTACTCAAGGAAATGCCCGCGACCCTTCTGATGCGCCCGTTTGGCTGGGACACGCTGGCGGTGCGCATCTTCGAAATGACCAGCGAAGGCGAGTGGGCGAGGGCCTCTTTGCCGGCCTTGACTCTGGTTTTGGTCGGCCTGCTACCGGTCATCGGATTGATTCGACGTTCAGGGCATCGAAACGCCTAG